One window from the genome of Yarrowia lipolytica chromosome 1B, complete sequence encodes:
- a CDS encoding uncharacterized protein (Compare to YALI0B13926g, similar to Saccharomyces cerevisiae YDR067C; ancestral locus Anc_8.186, similar to uniprot|Q12454 Saccharomyces cerevisiae Hypothetical 26.0 kDa protein YDR067C), translating into MTEIIAPLRFGTVQPHLYRGSYPRKQNLRFLQRLRLKTIVSLTPKPIEGPFAQWAEDNDITVIHIPAAPEGKAYKSLFEDPETQAKEKEKKKTEKKEARKTKKKTRTLPINYEVAIEAIGYMMDADCQPTYIHCLNGSEVTSLVVACLRKLSFWSSVSITGEYVGFAQLTATADRFIEDFKAEIEIPASPVPWMWRGLSIGVVKRHPTLKIVDSEDKDEGFPKDGFESEAAAIQAVSALP; encoded by the coding sequence ATGACGGAAATTATTGCGCCATTACGATTCGGCACCGTCCAGCCCCATCTTTACCGCGGCTCTTATCCCCGGAAACAAAATTTACGCTTCCTGCAGCGTTTACGACTCAAAACCATTGTTTCTCTGACACCGAAACCCATAGAGGGTCCGTTTGCGCAATGGGCCGAAGACAATGATATCACCGTGATCCACATTCCCGCAGCGCCCGAAGGAAAGGCTTACAAGTCACTGTTTGAGGATCCCGAGACACAAgccaaggaaaaggagaagaagaagacggagaagaaagaagcgcgaaagacaaaaaagaagaccagAACGCTGCCTATCAACTACGAGGTGGCCATTGAGGCTATTGGATACATGATGGACGCTGACTGTCAGCCCACATATATTCACTGTCTGAACGGCTCGGAAGTGACGTCGCTGGTGGTGGCGTGTCTGCGAAAACTGTCGTTTTGGTCGTCTGTTTCAATCACAGGCGAGTATGTTGGGTTTGCACAGCTCACAGCGACCGCAGACCGGTTCATTGAGGATTTCAAGGCCGAAATTGAAATTCCAGCTAGCCCGGTGCCCTGGATGTGGAGAGGTCTGTCTATTGGAGTGGTCAAGCGGCATCCCACACTGAAGATTGTCGATAGTGAAGATAAGGACGAAGGGTTCCCTAAAGACGGGTTTGAGAGCGAAGCTGCAGCCATTCAGGCCGTTTCTGCTCTACCATAG
- a CDS encoding uncharacterized protein (Compare to YALI0B13948g, no similarity), translating to MTFLNVLYYVLLAAIMIGTGYFYYLWFTETNDQTEKIIRAALGVFDIAIWYILGISTSFKILTQMILACFLVVLAGLKIYINPRVGGALLAGSLLFVAAVWFGFRRDGREARDDLNDGQ from the coding sequence ATGACCTTCCTCAATGTGCTCTACTACGTGCTGCTGGCTGCCATCATGATCGGCACCGGCTACTTCTACTACCTGTGGTTCACTGAGACCAACGACCAAACCGAGAAGATCATCAGAGCTGCGCTTGGAGTCTTTGATATCGCCATCTGGTACATTCTAGGtatctccacctcctttAAGATCCTCACCCAGATGATTCTCGCCTGTTtccttgtggttctggCTGGTCTTAAGATCTACATCAACCCTCGAGTTGGAGGGGCTCTTCTGGCCGGCAGTCTGCTATTTGTGGCTGCTGTCTGGTTCGGATTCCGCCGAGACGGTCGAGAGGCCCGAGACGATCTTAACGATGGACAGTAG
- a CDS encoding uncharacterized protein (Compare to YALI0B13970g, similar to uniprot|P32191 Saccharomyces cerevisiae YIL155c GUT2 glycerol-3-phosphate dehydrogenase mitochondrial, similar to Saccharomyces cerevisiae GUT2 (YIL155C); ancestral locus Anc_5.711), giving the protein MFRTIRKPAWAAAAAVAAAGAGAVALSVPAQAQEELHKKHKFTVPPVAAEPPSRAAQLEKMKTEEFDLVVVGGGATGSGIALDAVTRGLKVALVERDDFSCGTSSRSTKLIHGGVRYLEKAVWNLDYNQYELVKEALHERKVFLDIAPHLTFALPIMIPVYTWWQLPYFWMGVKCYDLLAGRQNLESSYMLSRSRALDAFPMLSDDKLKGAIVYYDGSQNDSRMNVSLIMTAVEKGATILNHCEVTELTKGANGQLNGVVAKDTDGNAGSFNIKAKCVVNATGPFTDSLRQMDDKNTKEICAPSSGVHIILPGYYSPKKMGLLDPATSDGRVIFFLPWQGNTLAGTTDQPTKITANPIPSEEDIDFILNEVRHYVEGKVDVRREDVLAAWSGIRPLVRDPHAKNTESLVRNHLITYSESGLVTIAGGKWTTYRQMAEETVDACIAKFGLKPEISAKAVTRDVKLIGAKDWTPLTYIDLIQQEDLDPEVAKHLSENYGSRAFTVASLAEMPTPEPGVIPQSTLTKGKRILYPYPYLDAECKYSMKYEYATTAIDFLARRTRLAFLNAAAAYEALPEVIEIMAKELQWDEARKEQEFNTGVEYLYSMGLTPKDK; this is encoded by the coding sequence ATGTTCAGAACCATTCGAAAACCCGCGTGggctgctgccgccgccgTGGCAGCCGCTGGCGCTGGAGCCGTCGCCCTGTCTGTGCCTGCCCAGGcccaggaggagctccaCAAGAAGCACAAATTCACAGTGCCCCCCGTGGCCGCCGAGCCCCCCTCTCGAGCCGCccagctcgagaagatgaagaccgaggagtttgatctcgtcgttgttggtggaggagctacCGGATCCGGTATCGCCCTCGACGCTGTCACACGAGGCCTCAAGGTTGCTCTGGTCGAGCGAGACGATTTCTCCTGCGGAACCTCGTCCCGATCCACCAAGCTCATCCACGGAGGTGTCCGATACCTCGAGAAGGCTGTGTGGAACCTCGACTACAACCAGTacgagctggtcaaggaggcccTGCACGAGCGAAAGGTCTTCCTCGACATTGCTCCCCACCTCACCTTTGCTCTGCCCATCATGATCCCCGTCTACACCTGGTGGCAGCTTCCCTACTTCTGGATGGGTGTCAAGTGCTACGATCTGCTTGCCGGCCGACAGAACCTCGAGTCCTCTTACATGCTCTCCCGATCCCGTGCTCTCGATGCCTTCCCCATGCTTTCCGatgacaagctcaagggcgCCATTGTCTACTATGATGGCTCCCAGAACGACTCTCGAATGAACGTTTCTCTTATTATGActgctgttgagaaggGTGCCACCATCCTGAACCATTGCGAGGTCACCGAGCTCACCAAGGGCGCCAATGGCCAGCTCAACGGTGTTGTTGCCAAGGATACTGACGGAAACGCTGGATCCTTCAacatcaaggccaagtGTGTCGTTAATGCTACTGGACCCTTCACTGACTCTCTGCGACAGAtggacgacaagaacaCCAAGGAGATCTGTGCTCCTTCCTCCGGTGTTCACATCATTCTCCCCGGTTACTACTcccccaagaagatggGACTCCTTGACCCCGCTACTTCTGACGGCCGAGTTATCTTCTTCCTCCCCTGGCAGGGAAACACCCTTGCCGGTACTACTGACCAGCCTACCAAGATCACTGCTAACCCTATCCcctccgaggaggacattGACTTCATTCTCAACGAGGTCCGACACTACGTTGAGGGCAAGGTTGATGTGCGACGAGAGGACGTTCTGGCCGCCTGGTCCGGAATCCGACCCCTTGTCCGGGACCCCCACGCCAAGAACACCGAGTCTCTTGTCCGAAACCATCTCATCACCTACTCCGAGTCTGGTCTTGTCACCATTGCTGGCGGAAAGTGGACCACTTACCGACAGATGGCTGAGGAGACTGTCGATGCCTGCATTGCCAAGTTCGGTCTCAAGCCTGAAATCTCCGCCAAGGCCGTCACCCGAGACGTCAAGCTCATCGGTGCTAAGGACTGGACTCCTCTCACTTACATTGATCTGATCCAGCAGGAGGACCTTGACCCCGAGGTTGCTAAGCACCTTTCTGAGAACTACGGATCTCGAGCTTTCACCGTTGCTTCTCTTGCTGAGATGCCCACCCCCGAACCCGGTGTGATCCCCCAGTCTACTCTCACAAAGGGTAAGCGAATCCTGTACCCCTACCCCTACCTCGATGCCGAGTGCAAGTACTCTAtgaagtacgagtatgcCACCACCGCCATCGACTTCCTTGCTCGACGAACTCGTCTTGCTTTCCTTAACGCCGCTGCCGCCTACGAGGCTCTCCCTGAGGTCATTGAGatcatggccaaggagctccAGTGGGACGAGGCTCGAAAGGAGCAGGAATTCAACACCGGTGTCGAGTACCTCTACTCCATGGGCCTTACCCCCAAGGACAAATAA